A region of Daphnia carinata strain CSIRO-1 chromosome 10, CSIRO_AGI_Dcar_HiC_V3, whole genome shotgun sequence DNA encodes the following proteins:
- the LOC130701895 gene encoding uncharacterized protein LOC130701895, whose protein sequence is MMPKPFITTSSILVLLFCASQTVNVVISHDPDANLLANESELTKQEPEAPADVNAPETTNENGETNVSPPVDVGGNILTAISVTSAVLTVLEAIDRRILPQPTTAEDILDGVRKLEDLIRPNDLGHYKKAEDSISRALHDMGVMMSGIGRQGPVEASQFQELLWLERARLIDGNIILLMEGLLGQQVAGSDLMENIQDGLKCDVMDVSEKVKRYNDLIESGSLAFNHFAILGKMSEQEISRRRAAFGQRNVRVLARNVQVVEQCFQRQLGEIRSESTTEQVAEQVAQVMSTLYPLPTRWIVAVYTGQQGMERGAIKPLKSKLSADFNVIINGFHVALFPFLSGKMPQMIDGRRIDHFCNRPVKAAGQMPTCDIGSTDGEYIYDELRRLGIVPDPLDLIVVPSEGQLSVRTVPLGSLPPFFAKQYPDFDIIVF, encoded by the exons ATGATGCCGAAACCTTTTATAACGACCTCGTCGATCCTCGTGCTCTTATTTTGCGCCAGTCAAACAGTAAATGTCGTCATCAGCCATGACCCGGACGCAAATCTATTGGCCAATGAAAGCGAATTAACCAAACAGGAGCCGGAAGCTCCGGCTGACGTGAACGCACCTGAgacaacaaacgaaaatgggGAAACTAATGTATCCCCTCCAGTTGATGTTGGTGGCAACATTTTAACTGCAATCTCAGTCACGTCTGCAGTCTTAACTGTATTGGAAGCCATCGACAGAAGAATTCTGCCACAACCGACCACTGCTGAGGACATTTTAGATGGTGTGAGAAAATTAGAAGATCTAATCCGGCCCAATGACTTGGGACACTACAAGAAAGCAGAAGACTCCATATCACGAGCCCTGCACGACATGGGTGTCATGATGTCTGGCATAGGACGTCAAGGTCCAGTAGAAGCCTCGCAGTTCCAGGAGCTTTTGTGGCTTGAAAGAGCGCGACTTATTGATGGAAACATTATTCTATTAATGGAAGGCTTACTCGGGCAGCAGGTGGCGGGCTCCGATTTGATGGAAAACATTCAAGACGGCCTCAAA TGCGACGTCATGGATGTCTCGGAAAAAGTGAAGCGATATAATGATCTTATCGAAAGCGGATCGTTGGCTTTTAATCATTTCGCTATATTAGGAAAAATGTCTGAACA AGAAATAAGTCGAAGGAGAGCAGCGTTCGGACAACGTAACGTAAGAGTTCTAGCTCGGAACGTCCAAGTCGTTGAACAATGTTTCCAACGCCAGTTGGGCGAAATACGCAGCGAATCGACAACAGAACAAGTTGCTGAACAAGTGGCACAAGTCATGTCCACTCTCTATCCATTGCCGACACGATGGATTGTCGCGGTCTACACAGGTCAACAAGGAATGGAGCGTGGCGCTATCAAACCTCTGAAATCCAAACTTTCGGCCGATTTTAATGTCATTATCAACGGTTTTCACGTGGCTTTGTTTCCTTTCCTTAGTGGAAAAATGCCACAGATGATCGACGGTCGTCGGATAGACCACTTTTGCAACCGGCCTGTCAAAGCAGCCGGGCAAATGCCAACTTGCGATATTGGCAGCACTGATGGTGAATACATTTACGATGAGCTCAGACGCTTGGGCATCGTTCCCGATCCGCTTGATCTGATTGTCGTGCCTTCGGAAGGCCAACTAAGCGTGAGAACTGTACCGCTCGGTAGTTTACCACCATTTTTTGCTAAACAATATCCCGACTTTGACATTATTGTGTTTTAA
- the LOC130703374 gene encoding uncharacterized protein LOC130703374 yields the protein MKERITITSWILLAMLCTAPKGTVVSSQDFGLKLFANEMSVSRGSPNNQTNPVETIFTTIGIAASLITIAEVINRRILPQPTTLLDALDVVRKLEDLAIPDDGRQYKDAEDTILRALYDMTVMTTNNASELQTLWWLDRARYLDGDIVLLMEGLLGQQLAGSDLMDNVQDNLKCDAIQISEKFRRYNDLIESGSIAFNYFSGLGNMPGLEANRRRVAIRERDVKIRARNEELVGECFQRQLSEIRSEESTTEQVAEQVAQVMATRYPLPTRWVVAVYTDEREMSISRAAIKPIKPKLSANFKVKTANGYHVALFPFLEGKEPHLIDGRRIDEFCDRPVQGAGQMPTCDVGSTDGEYVYDELRRQGIVPEPLDLIVVPTEGQLSVRTVPLGSLPPFFAKKYPDFDIIVF from the exons ATGAAGGAGCGCATCACAATAACCTCATGGATCCTGTTGGCCATGTTGTGTACCGCGCCAAAGGGAACCGTCGTCTCCAGCCAAGATTTCGGCCTGAAATTGTTCGCCAATGAAATGAGTGTATCAAGAGGCTCGCCAAACAATCAGACGAATCCAGTTGAAACCATTTTCACGACCATTGGTATCGCAGCTTCACTCATCACCATCGCAGAAGTCATCAACCGAAGAATTTTACCGCAACCGACGACGTTGTTAGACGCACTGGATGTGGTCAGGAAACTGGAAGATCTAGCTATTCCTGATGATGGTCGTCAATACAAAGATGCAGAAGATACAATTTTAAGGGCCTTGTACGACATGACGGTCATGACGACCAATAACGCGTCCGAACTTCAAACATTGTGGTGGCTTGATCGTGCAAGGTACCTCGATGGAGACATCGTTCTCTTGATGGAAGGTTTACTCGGCCAACAACTTGCTGGGTCTGATTTAATGGACAACGTTCAAGATAATCTCAAA TGCGACGCCATTcaaatttcagaaaaatttCGACGTTACAACGATTTGATTGAAAGTGGGTCTATAGCTTTCAATTATTTCTCTGGACTAGGAAATATGCCTGGATT GGAAGCAAATAGAAGGAGAGTGGCTATCAGAGAACGCGATGTTAAAATTCGTGCACGTAACGAAGAACTTGTTGGCGAATGTTTCCAGCGACAACTAAGTGAAATACGGAGCGAGGAATCGACAACAGAACAAGTTGCTGAACAGGTGGCACAAGTTATGGCCACCCGATACCCATTGCCAACGCGATGGGTCGTCGCTGTTTACACGGACGAGCGGGAAATGTCCATCTCACGTGCAGCCATCAAACCGATCAAACCCAAATTGTCTGCCAATTTCAAGGTGAAAACTGCCAATGGCTACCATGTTGCATTGTTCCCCTTTTTAGAAGGAAAAGAGCCTCACCTGATCGACGGTCGACGCATTGACGAATTTTGCGACCGACCCGTTCAAGGAGCCGGTCAAATGCCAACGTGTGATGTTGGTAGCACTGATGGTGAATACGTATACGATGAGTTGAGACGACAGGGCATCGTTCCGGAACCTCTTGATCTTATTGTTGTCCCTACCGAGGGTCAACTGAGTGTCAGAACTGTGCCTCTTGGCAGTCTACCTCCCTTTTTCGCCAAGAAATATCCTGATTTCGACATTATTGTGTTTTAA
- the LOC130703375 gene encoding sphingosine-1-phosphate phosphatase 2-like — protein MLDFIWQWILYLNEPIHVANIQRYFGLERRESPIFKKSTQCATTNSHSTPTDNPKEVCTSSSDGESSESDLEPQDYVIHNYYWYWLFKFGTMLGDEIFYASVFPFWFWNIDGAAGRRIINIWALSMFIGQSLKDIICWPRPLCPPVIRMENKWAMEYGMPSTHAMVSVTVPFSVILLTANRYEYPVYIGVAIAFTWCILVSTSRLYLGMHSVADIFGGLALAAILLPVLLPLVDTLDAFLLTHPAAPGLLITTTVTLMLLYPGSKFSSAKEDTAVILGSSMGLQLGGWICFQMGSIRGPPIKPPYSIIWPSYEMLGLCLLRTIIGLITVVATRAIAKSLSYATMRRVVSTLRSRDKLTKEDAQDVELFVKLGSKLLTYAAIGIDVVCLAPAAFRFLNIERPTFHTEI, from the exons ATGCTCGATTTTATTTGGCAATGGATTTTGTATCTCAACGAGCCGATACATGTCGCCAATATCCAACGTTACTTTGGCCTGGAGAGGCGAGAATCGCCaatattcaaaaaatccaCTCAGTGTGCAACAACAAATAGCCATTCTACGCCCACTGATAAT CCGAAAGAAGTGTGTACATCCAGTAGCGATGGAGAATCATCTGAATCTGATTTGGAGCCACAGGACTATGTAATTCACAACTACTATTGGTACTGGCTCTTCAAATTTGGAACAATGCTTGGAGATGAGATATTCTATGCCTCTGTGTTTCCCTTCTGGTTTTGGAACATTGATGGAGCAGCCGGGAGACGGATCATTAACATTTGGGCCCTTTCTATGTTCATTG gTCAATCATTGAAGGATATTATCTGCTGGCCAAGACCCCTATGCCCACCAGTTATCAGAATGGAGAATAAATGGGCCATGGAATACGGTATGCCTTCAACTCACGCCATGGTTTCTGTAACAGTGCCTTTCTCGGTCATTCTTCTTACCGCCAATCGCTACGAGTACCCAGTATACATTGGCGTTGCCATTGCATTCACTTGGTGTATCTTGGTCTCAACCAGCCGGCTTTACTTGGGAATGCATTCTGTAGCT GACATATTTGGTGGATTGGCTCTTGCCGCTATACTTTTGCCCGTCCTATTGCCTTTAGTCGACACCCTTGACGCCTTCTTGTTGACTCACCCCGCCGCGCCTGGCCTTCTGATCACGACGACGGTGACCCTAATGTTATTGTACCCTGGTTCGAAATTCTCTTCAGCCAAAGAGGACACGGCCGTTATTCTGGGATCATCTATGGGTCTGCAGCTAGGTGGCTGGATTTGTTTCCAGATGGGCTCTATTCGTGGGCCGCCTATCAAACCACCTTATTCCATCATTTGGCCCTCATACGAGATGCTGGGTCTGTGCCTTCTGCGTACAATCATTGGCCTCATCACAGTAGTGGCAACGCGTGCCATTGCCAAGTCACTTTCATACGCTACTATGAGAAGGGTCGTTTCTACCTTACGCAGTAGAGACAAGTTAACAAAAGAAGACGCCCAAGATGTGGAATTGTTCGTGAAATTAGGCAGCAAATTGTTGACCTATGCCGCGATCGGCATCGACGTCGTTTGCCTTGCTCCGGCCGCCTTCCGGTTTCTCAACATCGAAAGGCCCACGTTTCATACTGAAATTTAA
- the LOC130703361 gene encoding uncharacterized protein LOC130703361, translating into MKPEATMRVIFFVIMTMVTAKAFILPGTPEQLTIMDHEQNQETTAVVDEHGLEHLGKPFTTMPFTGTIGLNIYRVQGRKSHHGSRSLYQFTPAAILDMSTITQWYSGVNSQHNVGFRVQMWNETIQQAVASHLSQITGRKIRTYQVQSIPFDRVMLKTHSDDDERYQTAYPWVPYTETVGFSLPCFYKIECQQLAEQLKNEPNLFDRFKLAYSIDSRRRTETKNIKVTQEMMTQTNQLFSQISKRFTRTSEILLTVNDAHRLLWNAVSDIVRQNFQDEPEAVIPRESHKIIFDQLEKATVAAKLTISTAEDARWSTVYWEDPLSRPDAIARSLNERKRQLLRHDELGSDFGSHQETISSKDWKSQTQEAIDDLYEQNKDLVTFNGERFVPKPIQLYRIKLIAIREHRIWKDVDHIEVPYHPRVELTGPIIHAGSTSSMALLPLPSDVDHDDFREESDDKQSVISRLISGQTLIVRLKNARTGEYLYPGSDEFSQDAKRRRVFTWRNKDEPLGPWAEWRLTGLWRAGIFRVRFTSLRYPGEYLYPSADEFSYDKERRRVFTWRQSSNPEDVHTWADGAADWLLDTYRVNTEQFPNRYALFNPKRREYLYVAPDQLALDETRHRVFTWRGAENEVWVGLKNQWDVEIVRSL; encoded by the exons ATGAAG CCAGAAGCAACCATGAGGGTCATATTCTTTGTCATAATGACAATGGTCACAGCCAAGGCTTTTATTCTGCCTGGTACGCCTGAACAGCTCACGATAATGGACCACGAACAAAATCAAGAAACAACAGCAGTCGTAGACGAACACGGACTGGAACACTTAGGCAAACCTTTCACCACTATGCCTTTTACTGGCACGATTGGTCTCAACATTTATCGCGTGCAAGGACGGAAAAGCCATCACGGCAGCAGGTCCTTGTACCAGTTTACACCGGCGGCCATTTTGGACATGTCAACTATAACACAGTGGTACAGCGGCGTCAACAGCCAACACAACGTTGGCTTCCGCGTACAAATGTGGAACGAGACTATTCAGCAAGCTGTGGCTTCTCATTTGAGTCAAATTACCGGAAGGAAGATCCGTACGTACCAAGTCCAGTCGATCCCATTCGATCGCGTCATGTTGAAAACACACAGCGATGATGACGAACGTTACCAAACGGCTTATCCATGGGTTCCTTACACGGAAACTGTGGGCTTCAGTTTGCCGTGTTTCTACAAAATCGAATGTCAGCAACTTGctgaacaattaaaaaacgaaCCCAATTTGTTTGATCGTTTCAAGCTGGCTTACAGCATTGATAGCAGACGACGCACAGAAACTAAAAATATCAAAGTAACGCAAGAGATGATGACGCAGACGAATCAATTGTTTAGTCAGATTAGCAAACGTTTCACGAGGACAAGTGAAATATTGCTCACCGTCAATGATGCTCACCGTCTGTTATGGAACGCCGTGTCAGACATTGTCCGACAAAATTTCCAGGATGAACCGGAAGCCGTGATTCCAAGAGAGTCCcacaaaatcatttttgatcaGTTGGAGAAAGCCACTGTGGCTGCTAAACTAACAATTTCCACAGCAGAGGATGCAAGATGGAGCACAGTCTATTGGGAAGATCCCCTCAGTCGTCCCGATGCCATTGCCAGGTCACTCAATGAACGCAAACGCCAGTTACTTCGTCACGATGAGCTTGGCAGCGACTTCGGTAGTCATCAGGAGACGATTTCATCTAAAGACTGGAAAAGCCAAACCCAGGAAGCTATTGACGACCTGTACGAGCAAAACAAAGATTTGGTCACTTTCAATGGCGAACGATTCGTCCCGAAGCCCATCCAACTGTACAGAATCAAATTGATCGCCATTCGTGAACATCGTATCTGGAAAGATGTCGATCATATTGAAGTGCCTTATCATCCACGAGTTGAATTGACTGGACCTATTATTCACGCGGGTTCCACTTCTTCTATGGCACTTTTACCTTTACCATCAG ATGTGGATCACGATGACTTTCGAGAGGAATCTGACGATAAACAGAGTGTTATATCTCGATTGATTTCTGGTCAAACCTTAATTGTAAGATTGAAGAATGCACGTACTGGCGAATATTTGTATCCTGGTTCAGACGAATTCTCACAAGACGCTAAACGACGTCGAGTATTTACTTGGCGCAACAAGGACGAACCTCTTGGCCCATGGGCCGAATGGCGTCTCACTGGATTATGGAGAGCTGGAATTTTCCGCGTCCGGTTTACCAGCTTGCGTTACCCAGGAGAATATCTTTATCCTTCGGCTGACGAATTTTCTTACGACAAGGAACGTCGTCGGGTTTTCACATGGCGCCAGAGCAGTAATCCAGAGGACGTACATACTTGGGCCGACGGTGCAGCTGATTGGCTCTTAGACACGTATCGTGTCAATACGGAACAATTTCCAAACCGTTACGCCCTATTCAACCCGAAACGACGAGAATATCTTTACGTTGCTCCTGATCAACTAGCCCTTGATGAGACACGTCATCGCGTCTTCACCTGGCGTGGTGCCGAAAACGAAGTCTGGGTCGGACTCAAAAATCAATGGGATGTTGAAATTGTACGCTCATTGTAA